The following proteins come from a genomic window of Clupea harengus chromosome 22, Ch_v2.0.2, whole genome shotgun sequence:
- the wdr33 gene encoding LOW QUALITY PROTEIN: pre-mRNA 3' end processing protein WDR33 (The sequence of the model RefSeq protein was modified relative to this genomic sequence to represent the inferred CDS: inserted 2 bases in 1 codon; deleted 1 base in 1 codon; substituted 2 bases at 2 genomic stop codons), whose product MATELGSPPRFFHMPRFQHQAPRQLFYKRPDFAQQQAMQQLTFDGKRMRKAVNRKTIDYNPSVIRYLENRLWQRDHRDFRAIQPDAGCYNDLVPPVGMLNNPMNAVTTKFVRTSTNKVKCPVFVVRWTPEGRRLVTGASSGEFTLWNGLTFNFETILQAHDSPVRAMTWSHNDMWMLTADHGGYVKYWQSNMNNVKMFQAHKEAIREASFSPTDNKFATCSDDGTVRIWDFLRCHEERILRGHGADVKCVDWHPTKGLVVSGSKDSQQPIKFWDPKTGQSLATLHAHKNTVMEVKWNLNGNWLLTASRDHLCKLFDIRNLKEELQIFRGHKKEATAVAWHPVHEGMFASGGSDGSLLFWQAGVEKEIGGMEMAHEGMIWSLAWHPLGHILCSGSNDHTSKFWTRNRPGDKMRDRYNLNLLPGMSEDGVEYDDNEPDRMASIPGMGIPDQLKAAMEQEQTKEPAAEAEMTIPGLDWGMEDLMLKDQKKVPQKKVPYAKPIPAQFQQVHPPDXNSTLSLPLAPGEMPKERKDEKKADGKKKTQSEIEQEMAALQYSNPMFXCDSSPSSQQLKIERMAQLSDQGMHPSGGQPGSMPPFPGQGGPMPPPPHSFPQNMPPQQMPPPNMPPMGPGGMQGPFMPQGPNMGPPGPQGPPQGMMGPPDFHGPQGMQRHPGPPRNMGPQGPHGMPPGPRGMQGPPPGGMQGPPGGMMPPRGMGPRDGQGPPQAGMMHQDMRGPAPHGNMMGPPQGPMQSNMMGPPLPSPPRTHGNMPGPGMGNMHGMGNMPGPPPGGMHGQGPPGHMQAPPGNMQGPPANMQGPPGNMQGPPPYMQQGKPGQFNQGGQNPGPQSMMHGMAQQGPNGKDGPRGPPNHHLGPPPDRQGPGGPGGPGQGSEGGGQYWGDSREGRRGPPEFEGSDGGFHGRGEEGWRRGGSEYQGDPRSHRGGAXGNWEGQERYQRDGEFRGHDRFRRGAPGGPQGRGSRGFQDEYGAEEGFEPQEDAGQGWESRGRGRPRGGGPPRGGHEAYREGPRQDHHDSPSPAGRERSSSLQGMDMASLPPRKRPWHDGPGAGDPRDQDSPGAGPEDRGAGRPPPREEGGYGPPGRGGRGGWGRGGGSDRGGGGPGSGPTTRRGSMRGGRGR is encoded by the exons ATGGCGACAGAACTCGGTTCCCCGCCACGGTTCTTTCATATGCCTCGGTTCCAGCACCAGGCACCACGGCAGCTGTTCTACAAGCGGCCAGACTTTGCCCAGCAGCAGGCCATGCAGCAGCTCACGTTCGATGGCAAGCGCATGAGAAAGGCCGTCAACCGCAAGACCATCGACTACAACCCCTCCGTTATCAGATACCTCGAG AATCGGCTGTGGCAGCGTGACCATAGAGATTTCCGCGCCATCCAGCCAGATGCAGGGTGTTACAATGAT cttGTGCCCCCAGTGGGTATGCTCAACAACCCCATGAATGCAGTCACCACAAAGTTTGTCAGAACGTCCACCAACAAAGTGAAATGCCCTGTGTTTGTTGTACGG TGGACCCCAGAGGGCAGGCGACTAGTCACTGGGGCCTCCAGTGGGGAGTTCACGTTGTGGAACGGCCTCACCTTCAACTTTGAGACCATTTTACAG gcCCATGACAGTCCCGTACGGGCCATGACCTGGTCTCATAATGACATGTGGATGCTGACTGCAGACCACGGCGGCTACGTCAAGTACTGGCAGTCCAACATGAACAACGTCAAGATGTTCCAGGCCCACAAGGAGGCGATTAGAGAGGCCAG TTTCTCTCCCACGGATAATAAATTTGCCACTTGCTCTGATGATGGAACTGTACGCATCTGGGACTTTCTCCGCTGTCACGAAGAGAGGATTCTTAGAG GTCACGGAGCAGATGTGAAGTGTGTCGACTGGCACCCCACCAAAGGCCTGGTGGTGTCGGGAAGCAAAGACAGCCAGCAGCCCATCAAATTCTGGGACCCAAAGACGGGACAGAGTTTGGCCACACT TCACGCCCACAAGAACACAGTGATGGAAGTAAAGTGGAACCTCAATGGCAACTGGCTGTTGACGGCATCACGTGACCATCTGTGCAAGCTCTTCGACATCCGGAACCTGAAGGAAGAGCTGCAGATCTTCAGAGGCCACAAAAAAGAGGCCACCG CTGTGGCCTGGCATCCTGTTCATGAGGGCATGTTTGCCAGTGGGGGCTCGGATGGATCCCTGCTCTTCTGGCAGGCGGG GGTGGAGAAGGAAATTGGTGGTATGGAGATGGCACATGAGGGCATGATCTGGAGTTTAGCTTGGCACCCACTGGGCCACATCCTGTGCTCTGGCTCCAACGACCACACAAG TAAATTTTGGACCAGAAATCGGCCAGGGGACAAAATGCGCGACCGGTACAATCTGAACCTGTTACCAGGGATGTCAGAGGACGGTGTGgagtatg ATGACAATGAGCCAGACAGGATGGCTTCCATCCCTGGCATGGGAATCCCAGATCAGCTGAAAGCAGCCATGGAGCAAGAGCAGACTA AAGAGCCAGCGGCTGAGGCGGAGATGACGATCCCAGGGCTGGACTGGGGAATGGAGGACCTCATGCTGAAAGACCAGAAGAAAGTTCCCCAGAAGAAAGTGCCCTACGCCAAGCCTATCCCAGCCCAGTTTCAACAGGTACACCCCCCGGACTAGAACTCTACACT GAGCCTGCCCCTCGCTCCTGGCGAGATGCCCAAAGAAAGGAAGGATGAGAAGAAGGCAGATGGAAAAAAGAAGACCCAGTCAGAG ATCGAACAGGAAATGGCTGCCCTACAGTATAGCAACCCAAT GTTTTAATGTGATTCTTCCCCTTCTTCCCAGCAACTAAAGATTGAGCGGATGGCTCAGCTGTCTGACCAGGGCATGCATCCCTCTGGTGGTCAGCCTGGGTCGATGCCACCTTTTCCTGGCCAAGGAGGACCGATGCCACCCCCTCCTCACAGCTTTCCCCAGAACATGCCCCCGCAGCAGATGCCCCCACCCAACATGCCCCCCATGGGTCCAGGGGGGATGCAGGGCCCCTTCATGCCTCAGGGCCCCAACATGGGACCTCCAGGGCCACAGGGCCCTCCGCAGGGCATGATGGGACCCCCAGACTTTCACGGCCCCCAGGGCATGCAGAGGCACCCGGGACCTCCGAGGAACATGGGCCCACAGGGGCCCCATGGCATGCCGCCCGGCCCACGAGGGATGCAGGGGCCTCCTCCTGGAGGGATGCAAGGCCCGCCGGGTGGCATGATGCCTCCACGAGGCATGGGGCCCAGAGATGGTCAGGGGCCGCCGCAGGCAGGCATGATGCACCAGGACATGCGCGGGCCAGCACCCCATGGGAATATGATGGGCCCCCCCCAAGGGCCCATGCAGAGCAACATGATGGGACCTCCTTTGCCCAGTCCCCCCAGGACTCATGGCAACATGCCAGGCCCCGGGATGGGCAACATGCATGGCATGGGAAACATGCCAGGGCCCCCACCTGGGGGAATGCATGGACAGGGACCTCCGGGCCACATGCAGGCACCCCCTGGTAACATGCAAGGACCACCAGCCAATATGCAGGGACCTCCTGGAAACATGCAAGGCCCACCCCCATACATGCAGCAGGGTAAACCAGGACAATTCAATCAG GGGGGGCAAAATCCTGGCCCACAGTCCATGATGCATGGCATGGCACAGCAAGGACCCAACGGTAAAG ATGGTCCTCGTGGCCCTCCTAACCACCACTTAGGTCCACCGCCTGATCGTCAGGGGCCCGGTGGTCCAGGGGGTCCTGGCCAGGGCTCTGAAGGAGGGGGGCAGTACTGGGGTGACTCCAGAGAAGGTCGCCGTGGACCCCCCGAGTTTGAAGGTTCAGACGGTGGCTTCCATGGGCGCGGGGAGgagggctggaggagaggcGGCTCGGAGTACCAGGGAGACCCCAGGAGCCACCGAGGGGGTGC TGGGAACTGGGAGGGCCAGGAGAGGTACCAGCGTGATGGCGAGTTCAGGGGTCACGACAG GTTCCGGAGGGGAGCACCAGGAGGCCCCCAGGGACGCGGCAGCCGGGGCTTCCAAGACGAGTACGGGGCAGAGGAGGGCTTCGAGCCCCAGGAGGACGCGGGCCAGGGCTGggaaagcagaggaagaggccgGCCGCGCGGAGGAGGGCCGCCTCGAGGAG GTCACGAGGCCTACAGGGAGGGTCCACGGCAAGACCACCACGACAGCCCGTCGCCTGCTGGCCGAGAgcgctcctcctctctgcaaGGCATGGACATGGCGTCCTTGCCACCACGGAAGCGGCCGTGGCATGACGGCCCGGGCGCCGGTGACCCGCGTGACCAGGACTCACCAGGGGCAGGcccagaggacagaggagcag GTCGACCACCCCCACGAGAAGAGGGCGGCTATGGACCCCCAGGGCGTGGGGGCAGAGGAGGCTGGGGCCGGGGAGGCGGCTCAGACAGGGGCGGAGGTGGCCCCGGCTCGGGACCCACCACAAGACGAGGGTCCATGCGGGGGGGGCGCGGGCGATAG
- the dusp28 gene encoding dual specificity phosphatase 28 translates to MLQLCKVTECLLISNARSACSTELIQQEAVTLCINVSRQQPFPSGHVSTVRIPVFDDPNEDLYKYFDQCADAIATEAVRGGHSVVYCKNGRSRSATICVAYLMKHQGLSLAEAFQTVKDARSVVEPNPGFWAQLEKYEQELKSRRAMQIHKPKHFFRLSAERLLPWRRHSSQHKFNGM, encoded by the exons atgctgcAGTTGTGTAAGGTCACAGAGTGCCTGCTCATCAGCAATGCCCGGTCAGCATGCAGTACTGAGCTAATCCAGCAGGAGGCAGTCACCCTCTGCATCAATGTTTCTAGGCAGCAACCTTTTCCCTCTGGTCATGTCAGCACGGTCCGGATCCCTGTCTTCGATGACCCAAATGAGGACCTATACAAGTACTTTGATCAGTGCGCGGATGCTATTGCCACTGAAGCAGTACGGGGCGGACACAGCGTTGTGTACTGTAAGAATGGCCGCAGTCGCTCAGCAACCATCTGCGTGGCCTACCTAATGAAGCATCAGGGCCTCTCCTTGGCAGAGGCATTTCAG ACTGTGAAGGATGCCCGTTCAGTTGTGGAGCCAAACCCAGGTTTCTGGGCCCAGTTGGAGAAATATGAGCAGGAACTGAAGAGCAGGAG AGCAatgcaaatacataaacccaagcACTTCTTCCGGCTGTCTGCCGAGCGACTGCTTCCATGGAGGAGACATTCATCACAACATAAATTCAATGGAATGTAA
- the proca gene encoding vitamin K-dependent protein C produces the protein MWRPLLCTCLLVLWCVSAYSRTVFYSGPQAHSLLRSKRANSVFEELRPPSKERECVEEVCDFEEAREIFQTREATLEFWTVYTDGNQCDPNPCVNGTCMDKFQSFECFCSPGYEGKYCNQPSTASNCSVQNGDCDHECNLRSDGLVRTCSCLPGYSIHENSRTCSPINNHACGRILIHKSSFNTGPIQGLLPWLIGGEVGMKGESPWQALLLNPEGKFHCGAVLIDRSWVLTAAHCLQNHNRFSVRLGDYERFKHEGTEVTVSVADVIPHPNYNPMTLDNDIGLLRLEAPVKFSNFILPACLPSRGLAEGVLHLNGTTTVVTGWGKLNETSRRYSSALNFIQIPLVNHSLCSQQMMNSVSENVLCAGILGDIKDACEGDSGGPMMVEYRKTWFLIGLVSWGEGCGHKDKLGIYTKVSNYLEWIDRVRQKFE, from the exons ATGTGGCGACCCTTGCTGTGCACCTGTCTtcttgtgctgtggtgtgtgagcgCCTACAGCAGAACAG TTTTCTACAGTGGACCACAGGCACATTCACTTCTGCGCTCTAAACGGGCCAATAGTGTGTTTGAAGAGCTTAGACCACCATCGAAAGAACGTGAATGTGTTGAAGAGGTTTGTGACTTTGAGGAGGCCAGGGAGATCTTCCAGACCCGAGAGGCAACG CTGGAGTTTTGGACTGTGTACACAG ATGGTAACCAGTGTGACCCCAATCCGTGTGTCAATGGAACATGCATGGACAAGTTCCAGTCCTTTGAATGCTTCTGTAGTCCTGGTTATGAGGGGAAATACTGTAATCAAC CCAGCACAGCCTCTAACTGCTCAGTGCAAAATGGCGATTGTGACCATGAGTGTAATTTGAGGTCTGATGGCCTGGTCCGTACTTGTAGCTGTCTCCCAGGATACAGTATCCATGAAAACTCCAGAACATGCAGTCCTATAA ATAACCATGCCTGTGGAAGGATCTTGATACATAAGTCCTCATTCAACACAGGGCCTATACAAGGACTGCTGCCATGGCTGATTGGGGGAGAAGTAGGCATGAAGGGAGAGAGTCCCTGGCAG GCTCTTTTGCTCAATCCGGAGGGGAAATTTCACTGTGGTGCTGTTCTAATAGACAGGAGCTGGGTCCTCACTGCCGCTCACTGTCTGCAAAACCATAATCGCTTCAGTGTCAGATTAG GTGACTATGAGCGCTTTAAGCACGAGGGCACAGAGGTCACTGTGTCTGTGGCAGACGTCATTCCACATCCCAATTACAACCCTATGACACTGGACAACGACATTGGACTTCTGCGCCTGGAAGCACCGGTGAAATTCTCCAACTTCATCCTACCGGCCTGCCTGCCAAGTCGAGGGCTGGCCGAGGGGGTGTTGCACCTCAATGGCACGACCACCGTTGTGACGGGCTGGGGAAAGCTCAACGAAACGAGCAGGCGTTACAGTTCGGCCCTCAACTTTATACAAATCCCTTTGGTAAACCACTCCCTGTGCAGTCAACAGATGATGAACAGTGTGTCTGagaatgtgctgtgtgctggcATACTGGGTGATATAAAGGATGCGTGTGAGGGAGACAGTGGTGGGCCAATGATGGTGGAGTATCGCAAGACCTGGTTTCTGATTGGCTTGGTGTCTTGGGGGGAAGGCTGTGGTCACAAAGACAAACTGGGCATTTACACTAAAGTGTCTAACTACCTGGAGTGGATAGATAGAGTGCGTCAAAAGTTTGAGTAG